The Victivallis lenta genome includes the window CGCACAGTGAAATTTTCCCGCCCGCATCTTGCATTTCCTTTCGACCGGTGATACATTATTTCCCATGAAGAGTTGTGCTTTCCCCATCCCGGGGAGAGAGTTCGAGTCAAACCAACGAGGAGGGTTGTATCATGACGAAACTGATGATTCTGGGCGGTGTCGCGGCATTCGTGCTGCTGACGGTCGGCATTCTGACTTCCCTGCCGGCCCGGGCCGACAACAATGCGAATTCCCAGCTCTATCCGAATGGCCGCTATGCGCTGGTCGAGGGAGAGATCGATGTGGCTCAGCTGCAGCAGGGCGGCCGGAACAGCGAGCAGAAGGTCATGCTCAAGATCGACACGACCACCGGGCAGGTCTGGGTGCTTCAGCTCAGCGTCAACGGGCCGAACGATCCGACGGTCCGTTCCGCGGTCTGGGCGCCGGTCGCCAATGACGGCAGCTTCAACCCGGCCGGGCAGATCCAGGTCGCGCCGTCGTTCTGACCGTCTGGCGGCTTCGATGCGGGGAGAGTTCCGGGAGGCCGGAAGTTTCCCCGCGTTTTTTCTTTACGGAAACGTTTGAAAGTGCGGAAAGAATGCACTATATTGATCAAAATCCTTTTATCACCAACAACCCGCAGGCATGCACCCATGAACATCACCGCATCGTGGATCTGGCCGGCCGACTCCGACGGCCGCGGCTTCAATCTCTGTTCGGTCTTCCGTCGTGATTTCCGTCTCGAATCGGTTCCGGCCTCCGCACGGATTCTGATCACCGCCGACAGCTACTACCGCTTGAAAATCAACGGACAGTGGATCGGGGACGGGCCGGCCCGCGCCTATCCGGAGCATTATCAGTACGACATTTACGACATCAGCTGCTATCTGCGGCCGGGACTCAACCTCGTCGAAGCGACCGTGCGCTACTACGGCTGCGGCACGTTTCACCAGATTCCGCAGCGGGGCGGCTTCCTCGCGCAGATCGAACTCACCGGCCCCGACCAGACCATCGTGACCGACGGTTCCTGGCTCGCGGCCCGCATGCCGCAGTGGGTGGAGAACACGGTCAAGTCGAGCATCCAGCAGGCTCCGCTCGAAATCGTCGACGCCTCGGTCGCGGCCGGATTCGACTGGAAGCCGGCCGCAGTGATCTGCTGCGCCGAAGAGGGGCCCTGGCGCGGACTCCATCCGCGCGACGTGAAGCCGCTGTCGCGCCGCGAATGCCTGTTTCGCCGCTATGTCGGCGGCCACCGGGTTGCGAAAGAGCCGCTGGTCGTCGCGATTCCGGCCGACCGGCTGCTGTTTCCGGGCGACACCACGGTCAACCATTGTAATTCATTTCCGGTGCTGATCGCGTTCACGGTCGAATCGCCGCAGTCGCAGATGGTCCATCTCGGGCTCGAGAACGTGAAGGTCAGCGTCAACGGCCGCAGTGCGCTGAACGGCGAAGTCTCCCTGAAGGCCGGCAGCAATCTGCTGGTCGCGGCTCCGGCGCAGCTTACCGGCCACCGGCCGAACTATGAGATCGCGTTTCCGGCCGATGCCGGAGTGTCGGTCCGCAACTTCTACAACGGCGGCGAGGGGGTCGCTATCGTCGAATTCCCGGAACTCGCCGGGCTTGCCGAGGACATTCCGTATGTGTGGGCCAATGCTCCGGCCGCCGAGCGCGGCGCCGCGTTCAGCCGGATCGTCAATGCGGCGCTCGCGCTCCGGACCGTTGAGGAGTTTCTCGGACAGTATCCGGCCGCCCGGCTGCTCGATCGCGCCGAACTCGCGCTTGATCCGCACTGCGCCTTTCAGTGGCGCGAGCCGTTCCCGCTCGAATCCGGCGATGTGGAGAATCCCGAGGCGCTCATCTACACCGACGGCGACTGCACGACGGTGAATCCGGCTCCGGGTTATGACATTGAGCTCTGTTACGACCTCGGCGAGCAGAACGTCGGCTTCTGGAACTTCGCGCTTTTCGCGCCGGCCGGAACCGTGCTCGACATCGCGGCGCTCGAGTACATGACGCCGGACGGCAGGCTGCAGCACACCGGCAGCAACTACCGCAACCTGATGCGCTATATCTGCCGCGAGGGGTACAACCGTTACAGCAGCATGCGCCGCCGCAGCGGACGCTATCTGTTCCTGACCGTGCGCAACGCGGCGGGACCGGTCCGCATCCAGCTCGCCCGGCTGGTTGAATCGACTTATCCTGTTGTCCGGGAGGGGGAGTTCAACGCGAGCGACTGCCGGCTCAACCGCATCTACGAGATTTCGGCCCGCACCATGAAGCTCTGCATGGAGGACACCTTCACGGACTGCCCCCTTTACGAGCAGACGCTCTGGGTCGGAGACGCCCGCAACGAAGGGTTGTTCGCGATGTCCGTCTTCGGCGCCTACGATCTTGTGCGCCGCTGCATCCGGCTGGCGGGGCAGTCGCTCGAACGTTTCCCGCTGGTCGGCTGCCAGGTGCCGTCCGGCTGGTCGAGCATCATTCCGATCTGGAGCTTCATGTGGGGTATTTCGGTTCAGGAGTACTGTTACGAAACCGGCGACCTCGCCTTCGGCCGCGAGGTCTGGCCGATGGTCTGCAAAAATCTCGAAGGAGCCCGGTCGATGATCGACCCGGAGACCGGACTGCTGAGAACTCTCGCCTGGAACCTTTTCGACTGGAGCAAAACCGATTGCGACCACCCGGTTCTGCTGCAGAACTCGATGTTCCTGGTCGGCGCCCTGACCGCCGCGATCGAGCTCGGCGAATCGCTCGGCGAGCCGGTCGAGGCGTTCCGCGGGCAGCGCGAAGAGCTGAAGCGCGCGATCAACGCGCAGTGGGATGCGCGCAAGCTCGCATGGCCCGACTCGATCCATGCCGACGGCACGGTTTCGGAGGATGCGTCGATGCACACAAGCATGCTCGCACTGCTCTACGACGCCGCGAATCCGGAACACGTCGCCGCCGCGCGAGCCAACACGGTCACACCGCGGGCGGAGCTCATCAGGGTCGCGTCGCCGTTTGCGGCGCTCTATCTTTATGAGGCGTTCGAAAAAATCGGCATGGCGGACGAGATTCTCAAGACGATCTACCGCGACTACCTGCCGATGCTGCGGCTCGGCTCCACCACGGTCTGGGAGACCTTCCCGGCCGCGCTGAACACCGGGGAATTCCCGACCCGCAGCCATTGCCACGGCTGGTCGGCCGCGCCGCTTTATTTCCTGCCGAGGCTCGTGCTCGGCATCCTGCCTGCCGCGCCGGGGGCGATGAAGTTCCGGATCTCTCCGCGGATCACCGGTCTTGAGTTCGCCTCGGGCGCCCGGCCGACCATCCACGGCCGGGTCGAAGCCGGCTGGGAGAGGAAAGGGAATGAACTCTTCATCACGGCCCGGGCTCCGGCCGGAGTGGAGCTCGAATACCTTGAAAACGACACGCACACCGACCTGCAGGTCTATTTCAACGGAAAGCCGGTGTAGTCCGCGTGCATATTCCGACCCACATTCTCTCGGGCTGGATCTGCGGGAATTTCATCCCGTCCTTCGGCCCGCGGGAGCGGTTCTTCTGCATGGTCGCCGCTTCCGCGCCGGATCTGGACGGACTTTCGCTGCTGGGCGGCTGGGAATGCTACTATGACTGGCACCATGTGCTGATGCACAATCTGCCGTTCGCAGTTATTCTCGCCGCGCTGCTTGCCTGTTTTTCACGCCCGAAACTTACGGCGTTCGCCGTCTATTTCGGACTCGTCCACCTGCATTTCGCGCTCGATCTGCTCGGATCGGGCTCCGACTGGGGCGTTGATTACTGGCGTCCGTTCAGCCCGGTCTCCATCCGCTGGAGCGCCGGCTGGGAGTATCTGTCGTGGCAGAATTATCTGGCCGCCTTCGCCTGCATCGCGGCGGCCATCGGGATCATCTACTGGAAAAAGCGGACGATTCTCGAGTACCCGATGCCGAAACTGAATCGTGAACTCGTCGATTTCTTCCTGAAACTCGCGCGGCGGCATGGGTGAAAAACTTGCATTTTGCCGGAAATCGTGCTATTGTCTTCCAGTTAACAGGGAGGATATCCGCATGAAGATGAAGAAGATGTCGTTTCTCGCCGCAATCGTCGCCGCCGGTGGGCTCTCCGCCGCGGACATCGAGCTGCCGAAACCCGAAACGCAGGGCGGCATGCCGCTTCAGGAGGCGTTGCAGTCGCGCCGGACCGGCCGGAGCTTCAGCGACAGGGCGCTGCCGCGCGAGGTCTTGTCGAACCTGCTCTGGTCCGCCATCGGCGTGAATCGCGACGACGGCAGGCGTACCGCTCCGACCGCGCTGAACCGGCAGGAGATCACGCTTTACGTCTGCATTCCGGAAGGGACCTTCCGCTACGATGCCGCGGCCAACAAACTCGTGCAGACTTCTGAAAAGCGCGCCGGAGACGCGCCGCTCATGGTGATCTTCACGGCCGATACGGCCAGACAGCCCGAACGGTTCTGCCATGTGGATTGCGGCTTCGTCGGCCAGAACATCTATCTCTTCTGCGCGTCGCAGAAACTGGCGACCGTATTCCGGGCCAGTTTCAAGGCGGAGGATTACAGGCCGCTGCTCAACCTCGGGGAGAACGAGCAGATTCTCTACGTGCAGGCGGTCGGTTACCCGAAATGACCTCCTGATACCGGACTCCTCCCGCGGCGGGAGGAGTACCGGGGCTTGCTTTTCCGTATTTTTGTGACATATTACAGGAATGCCGATCCGCCGGTGCTGCCGGCATACAACGAAACCGGTGATTCCGATGATATACCGCATCCTCCAGAACCGTGCCAATTCACTCGCCTGCGCCTGGGCGATCAACTCGCTCGCCTACTCGATCGTCTATCCGTTCCTGCCGATCTACCTGCACAGCGAGCGCGGTTATCCGATGGCGACGGTCGGGCTGATCTTCCCGCTGATGGGCGGCTCGATCATCGTTTCTCCGCTGCTGGCCGGATATCTGACCGACCGGATCGGGCGGCAGTTCATGATGCAGTTCGGCCAGACGGCGCGCGCCGCGATGTTCCTGCTGCTGGCAGGCATGGCCTTCTTCCATGCCCCGTTCTGGCTCTTCGCGGCGGCGCTGACGGTCAATGCCGGAATCGGCACCTTCTTCCAGATCGGATCCGACGCCTTTCTGAGCGATATTTCGACGCCCGCCGAACGGCCGCGCATCTTCAGCCGCATCCGGATCGGCACGAACATCGGCTGGGCGCTCGGCCCGATGCTCGGAGCGTTCCTGATGAAAGCGCCGTTCTGGATGCTCTTCATCCTGACCGCCGCGCTCTGTCTTTTCGGCGCCTGGTATACCGGAAAATGCTGCAGCGTGCGCCGCGGCGCGCCTTCCGCTCCGGTTTCCCGTGCGGTTCCGGGGAACTTCACCGTCCGGCGGCTGTTCACCGACAGCCGGCTGACCGGAACGCTCGGCTGCAGCTTCATTCTGTTTCTGCTGACTTCACAGCTCTACTCGGTCATGTCGGTTTACGCGACCGGCGTGGTGGGACTCTCCTCGAACGCGCTCGGACTCATCTATTCGCTGAACGGCGCGGCAATCATCGTTTTTCAGATGCCGATGACCCGGCTGCTCGAGCACTTCCGGCTGAGCTTTCCGGCCCGGCTCGTATTCGGAACCGCCCTTTATACCGCCGGCTATTTTTCCCTCGGATTCGCGCACAATGCCTGGATGATGGCCGCTTCGGTGTTCATCATCACCCTCGGAGAAGCTGCCGTCATGCCGTCGCTCTACTCCGGCGTCAGCAGCCTCGCACCCTCCGGAGGAACCGGGCGCTACATGGCTTCGCTTGAATTGACCCGCGGGGTCGGTTATGCGGCAGGGCCGTATTTCGGCGCCATGCTTTTTCAGGCTTATTCCCCGCAGCCGCTGCTGCTGTGGGGCCTCCTGTCGCTTTTCGGCTGCGGCGCGGCGGCCGGTTACCTGCTGCTCGCCTCCCGCTTCTCCGCCCGCCGCAAAGTCCGCGAAGTTACCCTGAAGGGCAATCGCGATTGACCTTTGTCCGTTCCCGCGCCGCAGGAAACCTGATTCAGGCCCGGCTGCGGTCCGCCGCTGCGCGATAGAAGGCCCTGATGTTCTCCATCGATACGCCCGGCGGCACGTCGCAGCCGGAGGAGAGGACGAAATTACGATATTCCTTTGTCGCTTCCAGCAGCTCCGCGGTCTTGCGGTAAATTTCTTCGGGCGTCGCGTTCTTGAACATGCCGACCGGGTCGATATTGCCCATCAGCAGTGTTTTTTCCGGCATCTGCGGCAGGATTTCCGGGATGCTGACCGCGTTGCCGAGATGCAGCGCCATCGCCCCGGTCGAGAGGAGCGCCGGAATCTGCTGCTCGGTCCGCCCGCAGTTGTGCAGGATCACCATGAAGTTGTCGTCCTGTACCCGTTCGACGATTCGCCTGACATAGTCCGCCGCGAAATCTCGGCACATGTCCGGCGAGAGCAGCCCGGCCGCCGGTTCCGCGATGACGATTCCGTTGACGCCGGTCGCCTTGATCGCTTCGGCATAACCGGCGAGAAAAGAGGCCGTCTTATCGAGCAGCGCGTGGGCCGCCTCGGGCTCGACTGCCGCCATGATCATGATTTCGGTCATATCCGCCAGCCGTCCGGCCAGCGAGAAGGGGCCGATCATGCCGCCGAACACCGGCCGGTCGAGATTCGCGGCGCAGAGTTTCGCGCATTTCAGCACCTCCGCCGTCCGTGCCGCTCCGACCTCCGGAACTGCGAGTGCGTCGATTTCGTTCCGGTCCGAAACGATCCGGTCCGTGACCGTCGGATTTTCGTATTCGGAATAACGGATCGGCGACCCGAAGGCTTCGGCTTCGACCGACAGGTCCATGAAGGTTACCGCCGCATCGCACGGAGTCGCTTTCGCCAGTGCGTCGATACAGCGGAACTGCAGTTCCCCGTCCCGGAACACATCGACCGGTTTGGCCCCGATCAGCTCCATGCCGGGGCTGGTCATGATCGGCATCACATAGCGGCGCGGGGACGCGAGGACCGTTTCGACGAATTCTTTCATATTCAATTGCATGACAGACTTCCGTTGTTGCTGGATTGCTCTCTTTTATCTTATAGTATAGCAGCAAAACCGGATGGTTTTTTCTCTCGCTTGGCTTTTTATTGCTCTATGTTGGTTTTGCGGGAGCCGCGACGAAAAAAGGGCGCCGTTCCCGGCGCCCTTTCGGCGGAATCGCATCTGCCTTATTTGGCGAACGCGCTTTCGATCGCCCGCCTGACCTCCGCGAAGGTCTGCTCGACCGAATCGTTGCGCGGAATCACCACGTCGCCGACCGTGACGGAGATCGTGCCGTCCGCTTCCGGGCGCGAACTGAAGGCCGCGTCGATGTTCACGCTGTCGGCCCAGCCCTTCTGCTTCACGAACTCGACCACGCGTCCGAGCAGCTCCTGTCCCGGGCACTTGCTCTGCTTCGTGCAGAGGGTCACGCAGATCGGGAGGGCATCCTCCTTCTTGCTGCGCAGGATCGGGCTCTTCGCATCGAACAGCTGGCTGCGGTTCTGGTAGTGGGTATGCAGCCGCGTATGCGCCTCATGCGAACCCGGGCGGCCGCCGAAGCTCTCCGCGTAGCACTTGTCGACCCAGTAGTTGTCCTGCGGCTTCTGGACCTGGCGGCCCTTGTCCGTGTCGTACAGACCGGCTGCGCGTTTCGTGCGGAAATCCTTGTCGTGCGAAATCGGCTGTCCGCCGCCGGCGACGCAGCCGCCCGGGCAGGCCATGACTTCGACGAAGTCATAGGCCGCTTTGCCGGCCTTCACCTCTTCGACCAGCTTGCGGGCGTTCGCAAGACCGTGGACCACCGCGATGCGCAGCTTTTTGCCGGCGACCTCGAGCGTCGCCTCCTTGCGCGGCGCAAGTCCGCGGGTCTCCTTGAAGTCGATCGGGCTCATCGGATTGCCGGAGACCTTCTCGACCGCGAAACGCAGCGCCGCTTCCATCACGCCGCCCGTCGCGCCGAAGATCACGCCGCCGCCGGTCGAGAAACCGAGCGGCATGTCGAAGGCCGACGGTTCGAGCTCGTTGGTCTGGATGCCCATCGACTGAATCATCTGGGCGAGTTCGTTCGTGGTCAGCACGTAGTCCACATCCGGACGGCCGTCCTGCGAGAACTTCGGCAGCTGCGCTTCGTACTTCTTCGCGGTGCACGGCATGATCGACACGACGACGAGGTTTTCGGGTTTGACGCCGAGCTTGGCCGGCAGCGTCTTGCGGGCGATGGAACCGAAGATCGCCTGCGGCGAACGCGTCGTCGAAATGTTCGGCAGCAGTTCCGGGTAGTAGGTTTCGGCGAACTTGACCCAGCCCGGGCAGCAGCTCGTGAACATCGGCAGCACGCCGTTGTTTTCAAGCCGGTCGAGGAACTCGGTCGCCTCTTCGAAAATCGTCATATCGGCCGCGAAGCAGGTGTCGTAAACTTCGTCGAAGCCGAGAATCTTCATGGCGGTGACCATCTTGCGGGCGACGTTTTCGCCCATCGCGAAGCCGCCGAGCTTTTCGCCGAGACCGACGCGGACCGCCGGAGCGACCTGCGCGATGACGATCTTGTCCGGGTCGTAAATCGCATCCCAGACCTGATCGATGTTGCTCTTGGCCACGATCGCGCCGGTCGGGCAGACCTGCGCGCACTGACCGCAGTTCACACACTCGACTTCGGAGAGGTTGCTGTCGAAGGCCGGGACGACCCGGGCATTCGAACCGCGGCACGCGAAATCGAGCGCGCCGACCGACTGAACCTCGGAGCAGACCCGGACGCAGTCGCCGCAGAGCACGCACTTGTTCGGGTCGCGGACCAGCGACGGGCTCGATTCGTCGACCGGCAGGTCCTTGATCGACTGCTTGTAGCGGACGTCGTGGACGCCGAGCTTGCGGGCGATGTCCTGCAGCGAACAGTTCGCGCTGCGCTGGCAGCTCGGGCACTCGCGCTTATGGCTGGCCAGAAGCAGCTCGACGTTGATTTTGCGCATGTTGCGGATCGCCTTGGTGTCCGTGAAGATCACCATGCCGGCTTCCGGCGCGGTCGAGCAGGAGGCCATGATGCCGCGTCCCTTCACGTCGACGAGGCAGAGACGGCAGGCGCCGTAGATCGACAGCTCGGAATGGTAGCAGAAGGTCGGGATGTCGATGCCGGCTTTGCGGATCAGTTCAAGCAGATTCCGCTCGCCCGCGATCTCGATCTCGCGGTTGTTGACAAACAGAGTTTTCTTTTCTTCACTCATTTTATTTTATGCTCCAGGGCTGTGATTGATGGATTAAAGGCCGACGATCGCGCCGAATTTGCAGGCCGCCTTGCAGGCGCCGCACTTGATGCACTTGTCCGCATCGAGGACGTGAACTTCCTTGACCTTGCCGGTGATCGCCCCGACCGGACACTTGCGCATGCAGGCCGTGCAGCCCTTGCATTTGTCGGCCAGAATTTCGGGCCGGGCCAGCGCCTTGCATTCGCCGGCCGGACAGGTCTTCTTGAGGACGTGCGCTTCGTACTCTTCGCGGAAATAGCGCAGCGTCGAGAGCACCGGGTTCGGGGCGGTCTTGCCGAGGCCGCAGAGCGAACCGAGCTGGA containing:
- a CDS encoding alpha-L-rhamnosidase N-terminal domain-containing protein, giving the protein MNITASWIWPADSDGRGFNLCSVFRRDFRLESVPASARILITADSYYRLKINGQWIGDGPARAYPEHYQYDIYDISCYLRPGLNLVEATVRYYGCGTFHQIPQRGGFLAQIELTGPDQTIVTDGSWLAARMPQWVENTVKSSIQQAPLEIVDASVAAGFDWKPAAVICCAEEGPWRGLHPRDVKPLSRRECLFRRYVGGHRVAKEPLVVAIPADRLLFPGDTTVNHCNSFPVLIAFTVESPQSQMVHLGLENVKVSVNGRSALNGEVSLKAGSNLLVAAPAQLTGHRPNYEIAFPADAGVSVRNFYNGGEGVAIVEFPELAGLAEDIPYVWANAPAAERGAAFSRIVNAALALRTVEEFLGQYPAARLLDRAELALDPHCAFQWREPFPLESGDVENPEALIYTDGDCTTVNPAPGYDIELCYDLGEQNVGFWNFALFAPAGTVLDIAALEYMTPDGRLQHTGSNYRNLMRYICREGYNRYSSMRRRSGRYLFLTVRNAAGPVRIQLARLVESTYPVVREGEFNASDCRLNRIYEISARTMKLCMEDTFTDCPLYEQTLWVGDARNEGLFAMSVFGAYDLVRRCIRLAGQSLERFPLVGCQVPSGWSSIIPIWSFMWGISVQEYCYETGDLAFGREVWPMVCKNLEGARSMIDPETGLLRTLAWNLFDWSKTDCDHPVLLQNSMFLVGALTAAIELGESLGEPVEAFRGQREELKRAINAQWDARKLAWPDSIHADGTVSEDASMHTSMLALLYDAANPEHVAAARANTVTPRAELIRVASPFAALYLYEAFEKIGMADEILKTIYRDYLPMLRLGSTTVWETFPAALNTGEFPTRSHCHGWSAAPLYFLPRLVLGILPAAPGAMKFRISPRITGLEFASGARPTIHGRVEAGWERKGNELFITARAPAGVELEYLENDTHTDLQVYFNGKPV
- a CDS encoding metal-dependent hydrolase — its product is MHIPTHILSGWICGNFIPSFGPRERFFCMVAASAPDLDGLSLLGGWECYYDWHHVLMHNLPFAVILAALLACFSRPKLTAFAVYFGLVHLHFALDLLGSGSDWGVDYWRPFSPVSIRWSAGWEYLSWQNYLAAFACIAAAIGIIYWKKRTILEYPMPKLNRELVDFFLKLARRHG
- a CDS encoding nitroreductase family protein — translated: MKMKKMSFLAAIVAAGGLSAADIELPKPETQGGMPLQEALQSRRTGRSFSDRALPREVLSNLLWSAIGVNRDDGRRTAPTALNRQEITLYVCIPEGTFRYDAAANKLVQTSEKRAGDAPLMVIFTADTARQPERFCHVDCGFVGQNIYLFCASQKLATVFRASFKAEDYRPLLNLGENEQILYVQAVGYPK
- a CDS encoding MFS transporter, with translation MIYRILQNRANSLACAWAINSLAYSIVYPFLPIYLHSERGYPMATVGLIFPLMGGSIIVSPLLAGYLTDRIGRQFMMQFGQTARAAMFLLLAGMAFFHAPFWLFAAALTVNAGIGTFFQIGSDAFLSDISTPAERPRIFSRIRIGTNIGWALGPMLGAFLMKAPFWMLFILTAALCLFGAWYTGKCCSVRRGAPSAPVSRAVPGNFTVRRLFTDSRLTGTLGCSFILFLLTSQLYSVMSVYATGVVGLSSNALGLIYSLNGAAIIVFQMPMTRLLEHFRLSFPARLVFGTALYTAGYFSLGFAHNAWMMAASVFIITLGEAAVMPSLYSGVSSLAPSGGTGRYMASLELTRGVGYAAGPYFGAMLFQAYSPQPLLLWGLLSLFGCGAAAGYLLLASRFSARRKVREVTLKGNRD
- a CDS encoding uroporphyrinogen decarboxylase family protein, which encodes MQLNMKEFVETVLASPRRYVMPIMTSPGMELIGAKPVDVFRDGELQFRCIDALAKATPCDAAVTFMDLSVEAEAFGSPIRYSEYENPTVTDRIVSDRNEIDALAVPEVGAARTAEVLKCAKLCAANLDRPVFGGMIGPFSLAGRLADMTEIMIMAAVEPEAAHALLDKTASFLAGYAEAIKATGVNGIVIAEPAAGLLSPDMCRDFAADYVRRIVERVQDDNFMVILHNCGRTEQQIPALLSTGAMALHLGNAVSIPEILPQMPEKTLLMGNIDPVGMFKNATPEEIYRKTAELLEATKEYRNFVLSSGCDVPPGVSMENIRAFYRAAADRSRA
- a CDS encoding 2Fe-2S iron-sulfur cluster binding domain-containing protein, producing the protein MSEEKKTLFVNNREIEIAGERNLLELIRKAGIDIPTFCYHSELSIYGACRLCLVDVKGRGIMASCSTAPEAGMVIFTDTKAIRNMRKINVELLLASHKRECPSCQRSANCSLQDIARKLGVHDVRYKQSIKDLPVDESSPSLVRDPNKCVLCGDCVRVCSEVQSVGALDFACRGSNARVVPAFDSNLSEVECVNCGQCAQVCPTGAIVAKSNIDQVWDAIYDPDKIVIAQVAPAVRVGLGEKLGGFAMGENVARKMVTAMKILGFDEVYDTCFAADMTIFEEATEFLDRLENNGVLPMFTSCCPGWVKFAETYYPELLPNISTTRSPQAIFGSIARKTLPAKLGVKPENLVVVSIMPCTAKKYEAQLPKFSQDGRPDVDYVLTTNELAQMIQSMGIQTNELEPSAFDMPLGFSTGGGVIFGATGGVMEAALRFAVEKVSGNPMSPIDFKETRGLAPRKEATLEVAGKKLRIAVVHGLANARKLVEEVKAGKAAYDFVEVMACPGGCVAGGGQPISHDKDFRTKRAAGLYDTDKGRQVQKPQDNYWVDKCYAESFGGRPGSHEAHTRLHTHYQNRSQLFDAKSPILRSKKEDALPICVTLCTKQSKCPGQELLGRVVEFVKQKGWADSVNIDAAFSSRPEADGTISVTVGDVVIPRNDSVEQTFAEVRRAIESAFAK